A part of Streptomyces sp. NBC_01235 genomic DNA contains:
- a CDS encoding bifunctional 4-hydroxy-2-oxoglutarate aldolase/2-dehydro-3-deoxy-phosphogluconate aldolase has product MTGGFDSVLNGCRLLPVLTVPSEAMAGPLADALAVGGARCAEVTFRTPGAERVLKEMAAHGGLAVGAGTVLTPEQAERAVAAGARFVVSPGFDKEVVAKCRELGVPVVPGIATATELMRALRAGLDTVKLFPAEPLGGLRTLRALAAPFPGMRFVPTGGIDASRLAGYLADPAVLAVGGSWMATSAHLERGDYKDIRRLTVEAVEAVEAVERSMT; this is encoded by the coding sequence ATGACCGGCGGCTTCGACTCCGTGCTGAACGGCTGCCGTCTCCTTCCCGTACTGACCGTGCCGTCCGAGGCGATGGCCGGCCCGCTGGCCGACGCACTCGCGGTGGGCGGTGCCCGGTGCGCCGAGGTCACCTTCCGTACCCCGGGCGCCGAGCGGGTGCTCAAGGAGATGGCCGCCCACGGTGGCCTGGCCGTCGGCGCCGGCACGGTACTCACGCCCGAGCAGGCGGAGCGGGCCGTGGCGGCCGGGGCCCGCTTCGTGGTCTCGCCCGGCTTCGACAAGGAGGTCGTCGCGAAGTGCCGCGAGCTGGGCGTGCCGGTCGTGCCCGGCATCGCCACCGCCACCGAGCTGATGCGCGCCCTGCGGGCCGGCCTCGACACCGTCAAGCTCTTCCCCGCCGAGCCGCTCGGCGGCCTGCGGACACTGCGAGCGCTCGCAGCGCCCTTCCCCGGGATGCGCTTCGTTCCGACCGGCGGGATCGACGCTTCCCGCCTGGCCGGCTACCTCGCCGACCCGGCGGTCCTCGCCGTCGGCGGCAGCTGGATGGCCACCTCCGCCCACCTGGAGCGCGGCGACTACAAGGACATCCGCCGACTGACCGTCGAGGCCGTCGAGGCCGTCGAGGCCGTCGAGAGGAGCATGACGTGA
- a CDS encoding zinc-dependent alcohol dehydrogenase: MTLAVRYISARTLDTAPAEPSPLGPGEVLLAPAYVGICGTDLHIFHGDMDARVAAPAVLGHEMSGRVVRVGPGVQGWRPGDAVTVMPLRWDDTCPACLAGHQHICQHLDFIGIDSPGAMQQRWTVPASTLIRLPDSLALDRAALVEPTAVAVHDVGRADVRAGERVVVVGGGPVGILIALVARAVGAEVRVVELSAHRRLLAEELGLTAWDPADDDVPALVQQWTGDAGADVAFEVSGAAGGVDTAVDVLGVRGRLCLVAIHPRPREVNLHRFFWRELTLVGARLYDRSDFERAVALVADGTIPAGRLISKVVPLTEAPAAFEALEGGGDVMKILVDCTTGTEGASA; the protein is encoded by the coding sequence ATGACGCTTGCTGTTCGTTACATTTCCGCCCGCACCCTGGACACGGCTCCCGCCGAGCCCTCCCCTCTCGGTCCGGGTGAGGTGTTGCTGGCTCCCGCCTACGTGGGGATCTGCGGTACCGATCTGCACATCTTCCACGGCGATATGGACGCCCGGGTCGCCGCGCCCGCCGTTCTGGGACATGAGATGTCCGGCCGCGTCGTCCGCGTCGGCCCGGGCGTGCAGGGCTGGCGGCCCGGTGACGCGGTCACGGTGATGCCGTTGCGCTGGGACGACACCTGCCCGGCCTGTCTCGCGGGTCATCAGCACATCTGCCAGCACCTGGACTTCATCGGCATCGACTCCCCGGGCGCGATGCAGCAGCGCTGGACCGTGCCCGCCTCCACCCTCATCCGGCTGCCGGACTCTCTCGCTCTGGACCGGGCCGCGCTGGTGGAGCCCACGGCGGTGGCCGTACACGATGTCGGGCGGGCCGACGTGCGAGCAGGCGAGCGGGTCGTCGTCGTGGGCGGTGGTCCGGTCGGCATCCTCATCGCGCTGGTCGCGCGGGCCGTGGGGGCCGAGGTCAGGGTGGTGGAGCTGAGTGCCCACCGCCGGCTGCTCGCCGAGGAGTTGGGGCTGACGGCGTGGGACCCGGCTGACGACGACGTGCCGGCGCTGGTGCAGCAGTGGACGGGGGATGCGGGCGCGGATGTCGCGTTCGAGGTGTCCGGCGCGGCGGGCGGCGTGGACACCGCGGTCGACGTGCTGGGAGTGCGCGGCCGGTTGTGCCTCGTGGCTATCCACCCCCGGCCCCGCGAGGTGAATCTGCATCGCTTCTTCTGGCGCGAACTCACTTTGGTGGGCGCCCGGTTGTATGACCGTTCCGACTTCGAGCGCGCGGTTGCCCTGGTGGCGGACGGCACGATTCCGGCCGGGCGGCTGATCAGCAAGGTCGTCCCCCTCACCGAGGCGCCCGCCGCGTTCGAGGCCCTGGAGGGCGGCGGCGACGTGATGAAGATCCTCGTGGACTGCACCACCGGCACCGAGGGAGCATCCGCATGA
- a CDS encoding bifunctional 4-hydroxy-2-oxoglutarate aldolase/2-dehydro-3-deoxy-phosphogluconate aldolase, producing the protein MTGGFDSVLNGCRLLPVLTVPSEAMAGPLADALAVGGARCAEVTFRTPGAERVLKEMAAHGGLAVGAGTVLTPEQAERAVAAGARFVVSPGFDKEVVAKCRELGVPVVPGIATATELMRALRAGLDTVKLFPAEPLGGLRTLRALAAPFPGMRFVPTGGIDASHLAGYPSPSRSPADCHSSLSVRVRTRR; encoded by the coding sequence ATGACCGGCGGCTTCGACTCCGTGCTGAACGGCTGCCGTCTCCTTCCCGTACTGACCGTGCCGTCCGAGGCGATGGCCGGCCCGCTGGCCGACGCACTCGCGGTGGGCGGTGCCCGGTGCGCCGAGGTCACCTTCCGTACCCCGGGCGCCGAGCGGGTGCTCAAGGAGATGGCCGCCCACGGTGGCCTGGCCGTCGGCGCCGGCACGGTACTCACGCCCGAGCAGGCGGAGCGGGCCGTGGCGGCCGGGGCCCGCTTCGTGGTCTCGCCCGGCTTCGACAAGGAGGTCGTCGCGAAGTGCCGCGAGCTGGGCGTGCCGGTCGTGCCCGGCATCGCCACCGCCACCGAGCTGATGCGCGCCCTGCGGGCCGGCCTCGACACCGTCAAGCTCTTCCCCGCCGAGCCGCTCGGCGGCCTGCGGACACTGCGAGCGCTCGCAGCGCCCTTCCCCGGGATGCGCTTCGTTCCGACCGGCGGGATCGACGCTTCCCACCTGGCCGGCTACCCGTCTCCGTCACGGAGCCCGGCTGACTGCCACAGTTCGCTTTCGGTGCGGGTGCGCACGCGCCGTTGA
- a CDS encoding ABC transporter substrate-binding protein, whose amino-acid sequence MTVNKPSSGRESASSKRRAALLAGCAATAALALTACGGGGATGTTTKDGFAQVSQKDGALTVWVDATRVEAAKLYQQQHPDVKLDIVTYDGDANGSNYLQTKVQLFNRTGKGWPDVVFSSQNNEATWAVDAGFAAPLDKGLIPSASLGKFASGANDVCTVGGTVYCLRNDLSQAVLWYNAPLLKKFGYSVPTTWEEYQKLGEKVAKEHPGYLVGDAGDSFTPEIYLWASKCGANHITGPKAVSVNTSSEACTKMAKLMDVLIENKSMSISGVFSTDFGKNKADKVLLMPGPAWYGGALFEGTFKTPAKQVAAAPIPQWQGETSPSTGNVGGGTWLLSKHSAHIKAATDFLKWVTTDNAYQGEKAPGFPAYTPAAETWLKGQDASGYFASDLSALKDASSQVWNGWGSGQFSQEAIWAATVKPGLTQGKSVVSLLPAWQDSIVKYAKSNGYKVSQ is encoded by the coding sequence ATGACCGTCAACAAGCCTTCGTCCGGCCGGGAGAGTGCGTCCAGCAAGAGGCGTGCGGCGTTGCTGGCCGGCTGCGCGGCCACCGCAGCGCTGGCCCTTACTGCCTGTGGAGGCGGCGGCGCCACGGGTACGACGACCAAGGACGGCTTCGCCCAGGTGTCACAGAAGGACGGTGCGTTGACCGTCTGGGTGGACGCGACCCGTGTCGAGGCCGCGAAGTTGTATCAGCAGCAGCACCCGGACGTGAAGCTGGACATCGTCACCTACGACGGCGACGCCAACGGCTCGAACTACCTCCAGACCAAGGTCCAGCTCTTCAACCGTACCGGCAAGGGCTGGCCGGACGTCGTGTTCAGCTCCCAGAACAACGAGGCGACCTGGGCGGTCGACGCGGGCTTCGCCGCTCCGCTCGACAAGGGCCTGATCCCCTCGGCGTCCCTGGGGAAGTTCGCGAGCGGGGCCAACGACGTCTGCACGGTGGGCGGCACCGTCTACTGTCTGCGCAACGACCTCTCCCAGGCGGTGCTCTGGTACAACGCTCCGCTGCTGAAGAAGTTCGGCTACTCGGTGCCGACGACGTGGGAGGAGTACCAGAAGCTCGGCGAGAAGGTGGCCAAGGAGCACCCGGGCTACCTCGTGGGTGACGCCGGCGACTCCTTCACGCCCGAGATCTACCTGTGGGCGAGCAAGTGCGGCGCCAACCACATCACCGGCCCGAAGGCTGTGTCGGTGAACACCTCCAGCGAGGCCTGCACCAAGATGGCCAAGCTCATGGACGTGCTGATCGAGAACAAGTCCATGTCCATCAGCGGGGTCTTCAGCACCGACTTCGGCAAGAACAAGGCCGACAAGGTCCTGCTCATGCCGGGTCCGGCCTGGTATGGCGGCGCGCTGTTCGAGGGCACCTTCAAGACGCCGGCCAAGCAGGTCGCGGCCGCACCCATCCCCCAGTGGCAGGGGGAGACCTCGCCGTCCACCGGCAACGTCGGCGGCGGCACCTGGCTGCTGTCCAAGCACTCCGCGCACATCAAGGCCGCCACCGACTTCCTGAAGTGGGTCACCACCGACAACGCCTACCAGGGCGAGAAGGCGCCGGGCTTCCCCGCGTACACGCCGGCGGCCGAGACCTGGCTGAAGGGACAGGATGCCTCCGGCTACTTCGCCAGCGACCTGAGCGCCCTCAAGGACGCCTCCTCCCAGGTCTGGAACGGCTGGGGCTCGGGCCAGTTCAGCCAGGAGGCGATCTGGGCCGCCACCGTCAAGCCCGGCCTGACCCAGGGCAAGAGCGTCGTCTCGCTGCTGCCGGCCTGGCAGGACTCCATCGTCAAGTACGCCAAGTCCAACGGATACAAGGTCTCCCAGTGA
- a CDS encoding SDR family oxidoreductase — protein sequence MTSFDLTGKLAVVTGARRGIGRAMARALAEAGADIIGVSASLEAAGSAVEMDVLAVGRSFEAIRTDFADPQAVRALGADLAGRERPVDILVNNAGTIRRAPAAQHSDADWELVLQVNLSAQFALTRAVGAAMVARGQGKVIFTASLLSFQGGITVPGYTAAKHGIAGLTKALANEWAPRGVNVNALAPGYIATDNTQALQDDPQRSRAILDRIPAGRWGNADDLAGATVFLASDAAAYLHGVILPVDGGWLGR from the coding sequence ATGACCTCCTTCGACCTCACCGGAAAGCTCGCTGTCGTCACTGGGGCGCGGCGCGGCATCGGCCGGGCCATGGCCCGCGCCCTCGCCGAGGCCGGCGCCGACATCATCGGCGTCAGCGCCAGCCTGGAGGCAGCCGGCAGCGCGGTGGAAATGGACGTCCTCGCCGTGGGCCGTTCCTTCGAGGCGATCCGTACCGACTTCGCCGACCCGCAGGCCGTACGGGCTCTGGGCGCGGACCTGGCCGGGCGGGAACGCCCGGTGGACATCCTGGTCAACAATGCGGGCACGATCCGTCGCGCCCCGGCCGCCCAGCACAGTGACGCGGACTGGGAGCTGGTCCTCCAGGTCAACCTGAGTGCGCAGTTCGCGCTGACCCGGGCGGTCGGCGCCGCGATGGTGGCCCGCGGCCAGGGGAAGGTCATCTTCACGGCGTCGCTGCTCAGCTTCCAGGGCGGCATCACGGTCCCCGGCTACACCGCCGCCAAGCATGGCATCGCCGGTTTGACCAAGGCGCTGGCCAACGAGTGGGCCCCGCGCGGCGTGAATGTCAACGCCCTCGCGCCCGGCTACATCGCCACCGACAACACCCAGGCCCTCCAGGACGACCCGCAGCGCAGCCGCGCCATCCTGGACCGTATCCCCGCCGGACGCTGGGGCAACGCCGACGACCTCGCCGGCGCCACCGTGTTCCTCGCCTCCGACGCCGCCGCCTACCTCCACGGCGTCATCCTGCCCGTCGACGGCGGATGGCTCGGCCGATGA
- a CDS encoding carbohydrate ABC transporter permease, whose protein sequence is MSRSHHQPPHRRPVRRLASRLLTGSVLAGFLAFFVLPVLWLVLAATKTDQQLVHDNPLSFGSFHALKTNWDALTAFQDNAVMQWLGNSALYAVISLVITLGIAIPAGYALAMTEFRGRHTLLVATLVVMLMPNATLVVPLFLEINAVHLIGTMWSIILPYSFYPFGVYLTYIYFTTAVPKYLLAAARMDGCSEFCVFWHIALPLATPVIALVGFFSFVANWTNYFLPYVMLPESSQMPIQVGVGSLLSNVPSFNPAVGTLAIERPQLALATLVAVTPVLIVFLFAQRFLVSGMLAGGTKE, encoded by the coding sequence ATGAGCCGATCTCACCACCAGCCGCCGCACCGCCGGCCCGTACGGCGCCTGGCCTCCCGGCTGCTGACCGGATCCGTACTGGCCGGGTTCCTCGCCTTCTTCGTGCTGCCGGTACTGTGGCTCGTCCTCGCGGCGACCAAGACCGACCAGCAACTGGTCCACGACAATCCGCTGTCCTTCGGCTCCTTCCATGCGCTGAAGACCAACTGGGACGCGCTCACGGCGTTCCAGGACAACGCCGTCATGCAGTGGCTCGGCAACTCCGCGCTCTACGCGGTGATCTCGCTGGTCATCACTCTCGGTATCGCCATTCCCGCGGGATATGCCCTGGCCATGACCGAGTTCCGCGGCCGGCACACCCTGCTGGTCGCGACGCTGGTCGTGATGCTCATGCCGAACGCCACCCTGGTGGTGCCGTTGTTCCTGGAGATCAACGCGGTGCACCTGATCGGCACGATGTGGTCGATCATCCTGCCGTACTCGTTCTACCCGTTCGGCGTGTACCTGACGTACATCTACTTCACCACCGCCGTACCGAAGTACCTGCTGGCGGCGGCACGGATGGACGGCTGCTCGGAGTTCTGCGTCTTCTGGCACATCGCGCTGCCGCTGGCGACCCCGGTCATCGCGCTCGTGGGCTTCTTCAGCTTCGTCGCCAACTGGACCAACTACTTCCTGCCGTACGTCATGCTCCCCGAGAGCAGCCAGATGCCCATCCAGGTGGGCGTCGGATCCCTGCTCAGCAACGTGCCGTCCTTCAATCCGGCCGTCGGCACCCTCGCGATCGAGCGGCCGCAGCTGGCTCTGGCGACGCTCGTGGCCGTCACGCCCGTGCTGATCGTCTTCCTCTTCGCCCAGCGCTTCCTGGTCAGCGGGATGCTCGCCGGCGGCACCAAGGAATAG
- a CDS encoding sugar kinase, with protein MIDVVALGEVMLRFDPGEGRIRTARTFQVWEGGGEYNVVRGLRRCFGLRAAVMTALADNAVGRLVEDLILQGGVDTSLIRWTPDDGIGRSARNGLNFVERGYGIRGALGVSDRAHTAVSQLRRGDVDWDAVFSAGVRWFHTGGIFAGLSDTTLDVADEAMASARRHRVTVSYDPNYRPSLWGGRGGADAAREADLRLARQADVVVGALGLAGTYPGQARVGADEVADALAEVAGLLPEAKVLATTLREVPSAGVNDWSSAGWSAETGFVTGPRMPGLQVLDRIGSGDAFAAGLIHGLLSDTGLERALAYGTAHGALTMTTPGDVSMATLAEVEALIAGGSAHVSR; from the coding sequence GTGATCGACGTGGTGGCCCTGGGCGAGGTGATGCTGCGCTTCGATCCGGGCGAGGGACGGATCCGAACCGCCCGCACCTTCCAGGTCTGGGAGGGCGGCGGCGAGTACAACGTGGTGCGCGGACTGCGCCGCTGCTTCGGCCTGCGGGCAGCCGTCATGACCGCGCTGGCCGACAACGCGGTGGGCCGGCTCGTCGAGGACCTGATCCTGCAGGGCGGCGTCGACACCTCGCTGATCCGCTGGACACCTGACGACGGGATCGGCCGCAGCGCCCGCAACGGGCTGAACTTCGTCGAACGCGGCTACGGCATCCGCGGCGCCCTCGGTGTCAGCGACCGCGCCCACACTGCCGTCTCCCAGCTGCGCAGAGGGGACGTCGACTGGGACGCCGTGTTCTCCGCCGGGGTGCGCTGGTTCCACACCGGCGGCATCTTCGCCGGCCTGTCCGACACCACACTGGACGTCGCGGACGAGGCCATGGCCTCGGCGCGCCGCCATCGCGTCACGGTCTCCTACGACCCCAACTACCGTCCCAGCCTGTGGGGCGGCCGGGGCGGCGCCGACGCCGCCCGCGAGGCCGACCTGCGGCTCGCCCGCCAGGCCGACGTCGTCGTAGGCGCACTGGGTCTGGCCGGGACGTATCCGGGACAGGCGCGCGTCGGGGCCGACGAGGTGGCGGACGCGCTCGCCGAGGTGGCCGGCCTGCTGCCCGAGGCGAAGGTACTGGCGACGACCCTGCGCGAGGTGCCCTCCGCCGGGGTCAACGACTGGTCCTCAGCCGGCTGGTCCGCCGAAACCGGCTTCGTCACCGGCCCTCGGATGCCCGGCCTGCAGGTTCTGGACCGCATCGGTTCCGGCGACGCCTTCGCAGCCGGCCTGATCCACGGACTGCTCAGCGACACCGGCCTGGAGCGCGCCCTGGCCTACGGCACCGCCCACGGCGCGCTCACCATGACCACGCCCGGCGACGTCTCCATGGCCACGCTCGCCGAGGTCGAGGCGCTCATCGCGGGCGGATCAGCCCACGTCAGTCGCTGA
- a CDS encoding L-rhamnose mutarotase: protein MKRLAQTIRLRPEHREEYLELHSAVWPGIEATLHRSNIRNYSIFLHGDVLFAYFEYHGDDFETDMAVLEADPETQEWWKLTDPCQEPWPDRGDSRQWTELPEIWHLNPPGDSTSA, encoded by the coding sequence ATGAAGCGCCTCGCCCAGACCATCAGGCTCCGACCCGAGCACCGCGAGGAGTACCTCGAACTCCACTCGGCCGTCTGGCCCGGCATCGAAGCCACCCTGCACCGGTCGAACATCCGCAACTACAGCATCTTCCTCCACGGCGATGTGCTGTTCGCCTACTTCGAGTACCACGGCGACGACTTCGAGACCGACATGGCCGTCCTCGAAGCCGACCCCGAGACCCAGGAGTGGTGGAAACTCACCGACCCCTGCCAGGAGCCCTGGCCCGACCGGGGCGACTCCCGCCAGTGGACGGAACTCCCCGAGATCTGGCACCTGAACCCGCCAGGTGACTCCACCAGCGCCTGA
- a CDS encoding FadR/GntR family transcriptional regulator, protein MSLTDKAIERIRELIRTGALPPGSKLPPEPDLAAQLGLSRNLAREAVKALAVARVLEVRRGDGTYVTSLQPSLLLEGLGGAVELLQGDSVALQDLMEVRRLLEPIATALAATRISDDQLAEVKRHLDAMREARDDVGQLNAHDAAFHRAVISATGNETLLALLEGISGRTLRARIWRGLVDTQAAGRTLAEHEAIFNALSTRDSALSQAAALLHVSNTEQWLREYLRSGEPLPFGTTARN, encoded by the coding sequence GTGTCTCTGACGGACAAGGCCATCGAGCGGATCCGTGAGCTGATCCGGACCGGTGCCCTGCCACCCGGCTCGAAGCTCCCGCCGGAGCCGGACCTGGCCGCACAGCTGGGGCTGTCCCGCAACCTCGCCCGCGAAGCGGTCAAGGCGCTGGCCGTCGCACGGGTCCTGGAGGTCCGGCGGGGCGACGGCACGTATGTGACCAGCCTCCAGCCGAGCCTGCTGCTGGAGGGGCTCGGCGGTGCGGTGGAACTGCTGCAGGGCGACTCGGTCGCCCTGCAGGACCTCATGGAGGTACGCCGGCTCCTCGAACCGATCGCCACGGCCCTTGCCGCCACCCGGATCTCCGACGACCAACTGGCCGAGGTGAAGCGACACCTGGACGCCATGCGCGAGGCCCGCGACGACGTCGGACAACTCAACGCCCACGACGCCGCCTTCCACCGCGCCGTCATCTCGGCCACGGGCAACGAAACCCTCCTCGCCCTCCTCGAAGGAATCTCCGGCCGCACCCTGCGCGCCCGCATCTGGCGCGGCCTGGTCGACACTCAGGCAGCGGGCCGCACCCTCGCCGAGCATGAGGCGATCTTCAACGCGCTGTCCACCCGTGACTCCGCCCTCAGCCAGGCCGCCGCACTGCTGCACGTGAGCAACACCGAGCAGTGGCTGAGGGAATACCTGCGCTCCGGCGAACCCCTCCCCTTCGGAACGACAGCGCGGAACTGA
- a CDS encoding amidohydrolase family protein, with product MTPTTAPLIDAHHHLWDLDQRPQPWLDDPALATIRRTFTPDDLRTTATQLIAGRRLHSTVAVQCVPDVPETEDLLALAEWEPLIGAVVGWADLTSPGIGDLLDGLLAGPGGTYLRSLRHLVQGETDSGWLQRPAVERGLAAVRDRGLCYDVLVRSHQLDQAIRLAERFPDLPQVLDHAGKPLIGDGELADWEHQLRLLAAHPQVVCKVSGLITEADHERWTTRGGPSTTSARCGTSCSPSSAPTA from the coding sequence GTGACCCCCACCACCGCCCCACTCATCGACGCCCACCACCACCTGTGGGACCTCGACCAGCGTCCGCAGCCCTGGCTCGACGACCCCGCCCTGGCGACGATCCGCCGCACCTTCACCCCCGACGACCTGCGTACCACCGCCACCCAACTCATCGCGGGCCGCCGTCTGCACAGCACGGTGGCCGTGCAGTGCGTGCCGGATGTGCCCGAGACCGAGGACCTGCTCGCGCTCGCGGAGTGGGAGCCGCTGATCGGGGCCGTGGTCGGCTGGGCGGACCTGACGTCCCCTGGGATCGGCGACCTGCTCGACGGGTTGCTCGCCGGGCCGGGCGGTACGTATCTGCGGTCCCTGCGTCATCTCGTGCAGGGCGAGACGGATTCGGGATGGCTGCAACGCCCCGCTGTCGAACGCGGGTTGGCGGCGGTCCGGGACCGCGGGCTCTGCTACGACGTGCTCGTCCGCAGCCACCAGCTCGACCAGGCGATCCGGCTGGCCGAGCGGTTCCCAGACCTGCCCCAGGTGCTCGACCACGCCGGCAAGCCGCTGATCGGCGACGGTGAACTGGCCGACTGGGAACACCAGTTGCGCCTGCTGGCCGCACACCCGCAGGTGGTGTGCAAGGTGTCGGGGCTGATCACCGAGGCGGACCACGAGAGGTGGACCACGAGAGGTGGACCGTCGACGACATCCGCCCGGTGTGGGACGTCCTGCTCTCCGTCTTCGGCCCCGACCGCCTGA
- a CDS encoding amidohydrolase family protein, translating into MDHERWTVDDIRPVWDVLLSVFGPDRLMFGSDWPVANLAGGWNRWAATVDELLDGCSADETSAILAGTATTFYRLTRTERDLGSR; encoded by the coding sequence GTGGACCACGAGAGGTGGACCGTCGACGACATCCGCCCGGTGTGGGACGTCCTGCTCTCCGTCTTCGGCCCCGACCGCCTGATGTTCGGCTCGGACTGGCCGGTGGCGAATCTCGCGGGAGGCTGGAACCGCTGGGCTGCCACGGTGGACGAACTGCTCGACGGATGTTCCGCCGACGAGACCTCGGCGATTCTCGCGGGCACCGCGACCACCTTCTACCGCCTCACTCGTACTGAACGGGACTTGGGATCACGATGA
- a CDS encoding carbohydrate ABC transporter permease codes for MTLSHSPAGSATRRRRGASRQSRAGMAFVAAYVVLLIAFGVLPTAYAIYFAFTDAGGRVTGFANFVTTAQDFRFMDAVGHVATYLAFWLLSLVVFVVALALLLHRLASGSASKALRFLYYIPGALAGAASVLVWLFMLDPTVSPVSSLLGALGFHTFGEVIAPGNLPLLFTIIAFWTGAGGWIVVMYGALNNIPTDVMEAARIDGAGAWQTAWHVQIPMLRKWIVYMVILAFAGGAQLFVEPQLLSLASVGVAGRDYSLNQLTYDFAFQMNNINGAAAVSVELLVVSVSAAAVFVARSGFFDAD; via the coding sequence GTGACCCTCTCCCACTCTCCGGCCGGTTCTGCCACCCGGCGCCGTCGCGGCGCCTCCCGGCAGAGCCGGGCCGGTATGGCCTTCGTCGCCGCCTACGTGGTCCTGCTGATCGCCTTCGGCGTCCTTCCGACCGCATACGCGATCTACTTCGCCTTCACCGACGCCGGGGGCAGGGTCACCGGCTTCGCCAACTTCGTGACCACGGCGCAGGACTTCCGCTTCATGGACGCCGTGGGCCATGTCGCCACCTACCTCGCCTTCTGGCTCCTGTCCCTGGTGGTGTTCGTGGTGGCCCTGGCGCTGCTGCTGCACCGCCTGGCCTCGGGTTCCGCCAGCAAGGCGCTGCGTTTCCTCTACTACATCCCGGGAGCGCTCGCCGGCGCCGCCAGTGTGCTGGTGTGGCTGTTCATGCTCGACCCGACGGTGAGCCCGGTCAGTTCGCTGCTGGGCGCGCTGGGATTCCACACCTTCGGCGAGGTGATCGCGCCCGGCAACCTGCCCCTGCTGTTCACCATCATCGCGTTCTGGACCGGCGCGGGCGGCTGGATCGTCGTCATGTACGGCGCGCTCAACAACATCCCCACGGATGTGATGGAAGCCGCGCGCATCGATGGCGCGGGCGCCTGGCAGACCGCCTGGCACGTGCAGATCCCGATGCTCCGCAAGTGGATCGTGTACATGGTGATCCTGGCCTTCGCGGGCGGCGCCCAGCTCTTCGTCGAGCCGCAGTTGCTGTCCCTCGCCAGCGTGGGCGTGGCCGGACGCGACTACTCGCTGAACCAGCTGACGTACGACTTCGCCTTCCAGATGAACAACATCAACGGCGCCGCCGCGGTCTCGGTGGAGCTCCTGGTCGTCAGTGTGTCGGCCGCCGCCGTCTTCGTCGCACGGTCGGGGTTCTTCGATGCCGACTAG
- a CDS encoding aldo/keto reductase gives MHQQKIQHTSVTLTELGFGASVIGNLYRVTPENDATAAVDAAWDAGIRYFDTAPHYGLGLSERRLGAALRGRPRDEYVISSKVGRLLVPNEEPHGVDTEGFVVRDDLRRQWDFSRDGVLRSIEDTLERTGLDRLDIVYLHDPDDHWRQAAEEAMPTLAELRDQGVIGAIGAGMNQSAMLARFLRETAADVVMLAGRYTLLDQSALDDVLPAAQEHGKSVVAVGVFNSGLLSRDRPAEGMKYDYQDAPPELVARALAIAEVCATHGTTLPAAAIAFPHTHPSIINVTLGMRTPEQVGRNVELHDQHIPDGLWDDLRAQGLIRSDVPAERGRGRE, from the coding sequence TTGCACCAGCAGAAGATCCAGCACACGTCGGTCACGCTCACCGAACTCGGCTTCGGGGCGTCCGTGATCGGCAACCTGTATCGCGTCACCCCGGAGAACGATGCGACGGCCGCCGTCGACGCGGCCTGGGATGCGGGCATCCGCTACTTCGACACCGCACCGCACTACGGCCTCGGCCTCTCCGAGCGTCGCCTGGGCGCCGCCCTGCGAGGCCGCCCGCGCGACGAGTACGTCATCTCCTCCAAGGTGGGCAGGCTGCTGGTGCCCAACGAGGAGCCACACGGCGTCGACACCGAGGGCTTCGTCGTCCGCGACGACCTGCGCCGCCAATGGGACTTCAGCCGGGACGGCGTGCTCCGCTCCATCGAGGACACGCTGGAGCGCACCGGCCTGGACCGCCTCGACATCGTCTACCTGCATGATCCGGACGACCATTGGCGGCAGGCGGCCGAGGAGGCCATGCCGACTCTCGCCGAACTGCGCGACCAGGGCGTGATCGGCGCGATCGGCGCCGGCATGAACCAGTCGGCGATGCTCGCCCGCTTCCTGCGCGAGACCGCCGCCGATGTGGTGATGCTCGCCGGGCGCTACACCCTCCTGGACCAGTCCGCGCTGGACGACGTCCTGCCCGCCGCACAGGAACACGGCAAGAGCGTGGTGGCGGTCGGCGTCTTCAACTCCGGACTGCTCTCGCGCGACAGGCCCGCCGAGGGTATGAAGTACGACTACCAGGACGCCCCACCGGAACTCGTCGCGCGGGCGCTGGCCATCGCCGAGGTCTGCGCGACGCACGGCACCACCCTGCCCGCCGCCGCCATCGCCTTCCCGCACACGCATCCCAGTATCATCAACGTCACCCTCGGGATGCGGACTCCGGAACAGGTCGGACGAAACGTGGAACTCCATGATCAGCACATCCCTGACGGTCTCTGGGATGATCTCCGTGCTCAAGGGCTGATCAGGTCGGACGTACCCGCTGAGCGCGGTCGGGGTAGGGAGTAG